A single window of Providencia alcalifaciens DNA harbors:
- a CDS encoding winged helix-turn-helix domain-containing protein, whose translation MIEKHDYTIDNKFIFEHRTSRIFLKDDPDQHIELSKPAARLFGEILLLNLKKGIATRDELLTNVWEEYGLVGSNNNLNTYISEIRKKLELVGIDPKTIVTVPKKGFRIDSHLSSIAMDNDNKKTVSSEIITSDNYGITETLVTPSKNLLIPQNTELTKVSISNGENETAELNTPISKSTDDLKTKPIIISEEIATKNGNRKGRMLLFAIISFISIGLFYLFINSLNSAGDERNSYTTFGSRDNCVFQSPVKMNEQAKKINLDFINKKLDKYNIACEEPKRIIVLSDVNASYSFDKNAAISVCKEKNNKFDCVSINDQRI comes from the coding sequence ATGATTGAAAAACATGATTATACAATCGATAACAAGTTTATTTTTGAGCACAGGACAAGTCGTATTTTTCTAAAAGATGATCCAGATCAACATATTGAATTATCTAAACCTGCCGCTCGATTATTTGGTGAAATCCTTTTATTAAATTTAAAGAAAGGAATTGCTACCCGAGACGAACTTCTTACAAATGTTTGGGAGGAATATGGTCTGGTTGGCTCAAATAATAATTTAAACACCTATATCAGCGAAATAAGAAAAAAACTTGAGCTGGTTGGTATTGATCCAAAAACAATTGTTACGGTTCCCAAAAAAGGATTTAGAATCGATAGTCATCTATCCAGTATTGCAATGGATAATGACAACAAGAAAACTGTATCCAGTGAAATTATCACTTCAGATAATTATGGGATAACAGAAACACTTGTCACCCCATCGAAGAACTTACTAATACCCCAAAATACCGAACTTACAAAAGTATCTATTTCAAATGGTGAAAATGAAACCGCAGAACTTAATACTCCAATAAGTAAAAGTACCGACGATTTAAAGACGAAACCCATTATAATTTCAGAGGAAATCGCCACTAAAAATGGTAATCGAAAAGGTAGAATGCTTTTATTCGCTATCATTTCATTCATCTCGATTGGATTATTTTACTTATTTATCAATTCACTAAATTCAGCCGGTGATGAAAGGAATAGCTATACAACGTTTGGAAGCCGAGATAATTGCGTATTCCAATCACCGGTAAAAATGAATGAACAGGCAAAAAAAATCAATCTCGATTTTATTAATAAAAAACTAGATAAATATAATATTGCCTGCGAAGAGCCAAAACGAATTATTGTTCTTTCTGATGTCAATGCCTCTTACTCATTCGATAAAAATGCTGCAATTAGTGTTTGCAAAGAAAAAAATAATAAGTTTGACTGTGTTTCCATTAACGATCAGAGAATTTAA
- a CDS encoding fimbrial protein — protein sequence MRDIYKLIGVFLLFILFPFASTARDNETDILIKGNLITPPPCHIDNGKDIEVEFGNVSIKSIQGNAQKRQVNYQIQCEENKNNWAMYLTLNGAKSAFDTNGLNTGVTNLAVKFQLGDQTLDLGKKYLINPSNPGVLWAVLVRDGNKELKTGDFLANGTMLVEYQ from the coding sequence ATGCGAGACATTTATAAGCTTATTGGGGTGTTTTTACTGTTTATCTTATTCCCTTTCGCTTCAACGGCGAGAGATAACGAAACGGACATTCTGATTAAAGGTAATTTAATCACCCCGCCGCCGTGCCATATTGATAATGGTAAAGATATTGAAGTGGAGTTTGGTAACGTTTCCATTAAATCCATTCAAGGTAATGCTCAAAAGAGACAAGTGAATTACCAAATCCAGTGTGAAGAAAACAAGAACAACTGGGCCATGTATTTAACATTAAATGGCGCAAAAAGTGCATTTGATACCAATGGATTGAATACTGGCGTTACTAACCTTGCGGTTAAATTTCAACTGGGTGATCAAACTTTAGATTTAGGCAAAAAATATTTAATTAACCCAAGTAACCCTGGGGTACTTTGGGCTGTATTGGTTCGTGATGGCAATAAAGAGCTGAAAACGGGCGACTTTCTTGCAAACGGAACCATGCTAGTGGAGTACCAATAA
- a CDS encoding FidL-like protein, translating to MKKYLITAALAAVIIPITYATFAKDKDDVKLCHSEIVWIKENGTPDGVILKSKMSLQVSDNHNGRMNFYGYIKNQETIYRLDRAIYFSYTPVDKKGNYAIVMNSSSVTNSDSTPNEVFSNFIQLEKDKIKYYVNVTKMEDNVYILKDEAYSAFTCYVE from the coding sequence ATGAAAAAGTATCTTATTACTGCAGCTCTAGCTGCAGTTATTATCCCCATTACCTATGCGACCTTTGCAAAAGATAAAGATGATGTAAAACTTTGTCATTCTGAAATTGTTTGGATAAAAGAAAATGGCACACCGGATGGTGTTATCCTTAAATCTAAAATGTCATTGCAGGTTTCAGATAATCATAATGGAAGAATGAATTTTTATGGTTATATAAAAAACCAAGAAACAATTTATCGATTAGATCGTGCTATTTACTTTTCCTATACGCCAGTAGATAAAAAGGGAAATTATGCAATCGTAATGAATTCTTCATCAGTCACAAACTCTGATAGCACCCCCAATGAAGTATTTTCTAATTTCATTCAATTGGAAAAAGATAAAATAAAATATTATGTGAATGTTACTAAAATGGAAGATAATGTTTATATTTTGAAGGATGAGGCCTATTCTGCCTTCACTTGCTATGTTGAATAA
- a CDS encoding fimbrial protein, whose translation MNKKIRFGILFALLGNLAAVATMPAQAAQNNMKIKGTLVNAPCVVLPENSKVEVDFGDIRLLDIYEPGFQFPNESFTLVLSDCDLTIAQKLKVKFSGTENLLLPGSLALAGSDLNPGLGIFIELADGTPMKINQFSSLMPISKAGKNELQFNSFIKATSDVVNNKQVKVGRISATATFIFEYE comes from the coding sequence ATGAATAAGAAAATACGTTTTGGAATTTTATTTGCATTACTGGGAAACCTCGCTGCAGTAGCAACGATGCCTGCGCAAGCTGCGCAGAATAATATGAAAATCAAAGGAACGCTGGTAAATGCACCTTGTGTGGTGTTACCAGAAAACTCAAAGGTTGAAGTCGATTTTGGTGATATCCGACTGTTGGATATCTATGAGCCGGGATTTCAATTTCCTAATGAATCCTTCACGTTAGTGCTGTCAGATTGCGATTTGACCATTGCCCAAAAGTTGAAAGTGAAATTCTCAGGAACTGAAAACTTACTGTTGCCGGGTTCCCTTGCGTTGGCGGGCAGTGATTTAAACCCAGGACTCGGTATTTTTATTGAGTTGGCGGATGGGACTCCGATGAAAATTAACCAATTTTCATCGCTAATGCCAATCAGCAAAGCGGGTAAGAATGAATTACAGTTTAATTCATTTATCAAAGCGACATCGGATGTTGTGAATAATAAACAAGTGAAAGTCGGTAGAATATCAGCCACTGCAACATTTATATTTGAGTACGAGTAA
- a CDS encoding fimbria/pilus periplasmic chaperone — MNLLTKRNAVAILSASLLAQSAYAAIAIDRTRVIYNEGDKSVSVGLSNEHKISPYLAQAWIENDKDEKVNSPFIVTPPVHRLEADSKSQIKIQSVPAISKLPKDQESVYYLNVREIPPRSEKANVLQIALQTKIKLFYRPAAIATKERMETIPQENDIKLIKQGSGYIVKNPTPYFLSVTKFSKGKTEVADFEPIMVPPRGETSLGKNTGDIGTSPTLVYLNDFGGTIDLKFNCSAVECSVVPRK; from the coding sequence ATGAATTTATTAACTAAACGCAATGCGGTCGCAATTTTAAGCGCCTCATTACTGGCTCAGTCAGCTTATGCAGCCATTGCTATTGATAGAACTCGTGTGATTTACAACGAGGGCGATAAATCAGTGAGCGTAGGTTTAAGTAATGAACACAAAATCAGCCCTTATTTAGCGCAAGCATGGATAGAAAACGATAAAGATGAAAAAGTAAATTCTCCCTTTATTGTGACGCCACCCGTACACAGGCTTGAGGCAGATTCAAAAAGCCAAATTAAAATTCAGTCTGTGCCTGCTATCTCTAAATTACCGAAAGATCAGGAAAGTGTTTATTACCTAAACGTGAGAGAAATACCACCGCGCAGTGAAAAAGCCAACGTATTACAAATTGCGTTACAAACAAAAATAAAACTGTTCTATCGTCCTGCTGCGATTGCTACGAAAGAAAGAATGGAAACTATTCCTCAAGAGAATGACATTAAACTGATAAAACAGGGCAGTGGATATATCGTCAAAAACCCAACCCCTTACTTCTTATCAGTCACTAAATTCAGCAAAGGTAAGACGGAAGTTGCCGATTTTGAACCTATTATGGTTCCACCACGCGGTGAAACTAGCTTAGGAAAAAATACAGGGGATATCGGGACATCACCAACCTTAGTATATCTCAACGATTTTGGCGGTACGATTGACTTGAAATTTAACTGCAGCGCGGTTGAGTGTTCTGTCGTACCTAGAAAATAA
- a CDS encoding fimbrial protein: protein MMSIKNLAKVLLISSTLFTSGAFGFSGYLYVEIKGVVLSKPCQINNGQAIEVDFGDVMTTRIEGEVYKQPMDYTITCKDGVQPKLNMYIDGTPAVFDQRVLKTSVDNLGVLFKADASDFPLKSRRGFNFASPTKLFAVLVKKSGADLPAKAFTANATLKVEYQ from the coding sequence ATGATGTCTATTAAAAATTTAGCCAAGGTATTATTGATATCATCGACTCTTTTTACGTCAGGTGCCTTTGGATTTTCAGGCTATCTGTATGTAGAAATTAAGGGGGTCGTCTTATCCAAACCCTGCCAGATTAATAATGGACAAGCCATAGAAGTCGATTTTGGCGATGTCATGACTACGCGTATTGAAGGTGAAGTGTATAAACAGCCAATGGATTACACCATTACCTGCAAAGATGGCGTTCAACCAAAATTGAATATGTATATTGACGGCACACCCGCTGTGTTTGACCAGCGGGTGCTTAAAACGAGTGTCGATAATCTCGGTGTCCTTTTTAAGGCGGATGCTAGTGATTTTCCATTAAAAAGTAGGCGCGGTTTTAACTTTGCATCACCAACTAAATTATTTGCAGTATTGGTGAAGAAAAGTGGCGCTGATTTACCAGCGAAAGCTTTTACGGCCAATGCGACACTCAAAGTCGAGTATCAATAA